A genomic segment from Hypomesus transpacificus isolate Combined female chromosome 13, fHypTra1, whole genome shotgun sequence encodes:
- the LOC124475847 gene encoding heparan sulfate glucosamine 3-O-sulfotransferase 2-like, producing the protein MEKCLFYRVVPYSSKLTRTCICLFSLSLSLSYLLYCLLFSSEMVMLKASDPKQNCLRVRRDGGKKLIRTCTLSSDAIRNDISHGQGHIRNTFRNNTVDNSLNNLGTVKFGNKKLPKAIIVGVKKGGTRAVLEFIRIHPDVRAVGTETHFFDRNYDRGLDWYRGLMPRTLDSQITMEKTPSYFVTRETPHRISSMARDTKLIVVVRDPVTRAISDYTQTLSKTPDLPSFQELAFRNQSLGLVDTSWNAIRIGLYALHLENWLRYFPLAQIHFVNGERLIADPARELARVQDFLGLKRIVTDKHFYFNRTKGFPCLKKPESSSSPRCLGKSKGRTHVQIDRDAIEQLREFYRPHNDKFYEMVGHDFKWD; encoded by the exons ATGGAGAAATGCTTATTTTACAGAGTTGTGCCGTATTCATCTAAACTCACACGGACGTGTATttgcttgttctctctctctctttccctgtcataTTTATTATACTGTCTTCTCTTCTCATCTGAAATGGTCATGTTAAAGGCAAGTGATCCAAAGCAGAACTGTCTTCGCGTCAGGAGAGATGGTGGCAAAAAACTTATTCGAACATGCACTTTGTCATCGGATGCGATACGGAATGATATATCACACGGCCAAGGACATATTCGCAACACATTCCGGAATAACACAGTTGACAATTCATTGAACAATTTGGGTACGGTGAAGTTTGGGAATAAAAAACTCCCCAAAGCCATCATAGTCGGCGTAAAGAAGGGCGGCACGAGGGCTGTCTTGGAATTCATAAGAATTCACCCAGATGTGCGGGCAGTCGGAACCGAGACACATTTTTTCGACAGAAATTATGACCGTGGCTTGGACTGGTACAG GGGCTTAATGCCACGAACGCTGGACAGCCAGATCACCATGGAGAAGACGCCTAGCTACTTCGTTACCAGGGAGACGCCCCACCGGATCTCTTCCATGGCCCGGGACACCAAGCTGATCGTCGTGGTGCGTGACCCCGTCACCCGAGCGATATCCGACTACACCCAGACTTTGTCCAAAACGCCTGACCTTCCTAGCTTCCAGGAACTCGCCTTCCGGAACCAGAGCCTGGGCCTGGTGGACACCTCCTGGAACGCCATCCGGATCGGCCTGTACGCTCTGCACTTGGAGAACTGGCTGCGCTACTTCCCCCTGGCTCAGATCCACTTTGTGAACGGGGAGCGGCTGATCGCAGACCCGGCCAGGGAGCTGGCCCGTGTGCAGGACTTCCTGGGGCTGAAGCGCATCGTCACAGACAAGCACTTCTACTTCAACAGGACCAAAGGTTTCCCCTGCCTCAAGAAGCCTGAGAGCAGCAGCTCGCCTCGCTGCCTGGGCAAGTCCAAGGGCAGGACTCACGTTCAGATAGACCGGGACGCCATAGAGCAGCTAAGAGAGTTCTATAGGCCCCACAACGACAAATTTTATGAAATGGTGGGTCACGATTTTAAGTGGGACTAG